From Garra rufa unplaced genomic scaffold, GarRuf1.0 hap1_unplaced_007, whole genome shotgun sequence, the proteins below share one genomic window:
- the LOC141313328 gene encoding uncharacterized protein → MAFVDEDSEDFWIQETVRIKQEDTEEQTDMTALKEESQEMNAAEEMSIKTENTSSGNATQECLEPYICGQCGKSFRCKKHIYQHMRVHSKKIVCQSERCKMVFPDWKQLKQHVKTHIRKTKPFMCLYCGKNWRKQGHLTVHVRVHTKVKPFACKLCGKRFAQKSSVPVHMRTHTGEKPFICLKCGKAFVVNASLKEHMRTHTGEKPFPCELCEKRYSKKQILQVHMRTHTGEKPYKCLWCKESFFYQRKFKNHLRTHSVSQVGLVTTEKI, encoded by the exons ATGGCTTTTGTTGATGAGGACAGTGAAGACTTCTGGATACAAGAAACAGTTCGTATCAAACAAgaagacactgaggaacaaacag ACATGacggcactgaaagaggagagtcaagaaatgAATGCAGCAGAAGAGATGTCCATAAAGACTGAAAATACTTCCTCAGGAAATGCCACTCAAGAATGTCTTGAGCCTTAcatatgtggtcagtgtggaaagagtttcagatgcaaaaaacacatttatcagcacatgagagttcactctaaAAAGATCGTATGTCAAAGTGAAAGATGCAAAATGGTTTTCCCAGACTGGAAACAGCTTAAGCAACATGTCAAAACTCACATCAGAAAAACAAAGCCTTTCATGTGCCTTTACTGTGGAAAGAATTGGAGGAAGCAAGGACACCTCACGGTTCACGTGAGAGTTCACACCAAAGTAAAGCCTTTCGCCTgtaaactgtgtggaaagagatttgcTCAAAAATCAAGCGTTCcagtccacatgagaactcacacgggagagaagcctttcatttgCTTGAAGTGTGGAAAGGCTTTTGTCGTCAACGCAAGTCTTAAAgaacacatgagaactcacactggagagaagcctttcccgTGTGAACTGTGTGAAAAGAGATATTCCAAAAAACAAATCCTTcaagtccacatgagaactcacactggagaaaaaccttacaaatGTCTTTGGTGTAAAGagagttttttctatcaaagaaaatttaaaaatcatttgCGAACTCATTCTGTGTCACAAGTAGGGCTGGTAACTACCGAAAAAATTTAA